ACAGCATGGCCTCGAAGTCCACATGGGCCTGCCGCTGGTTCAGGTCCTTCAGCTCCTGCAGGTTTTCCAGCACCTCCATCTCCAGCTTTGCGTCCTTGGTGCGGTTTTCTAGCACCTTCATGGGGTTGTTGAGCTCTTCATCCTCACGCTCCTTCTGCACCCACCTCTCCTCCTTAAGGCGGATACGCTGAATGAATCATTTTTGCCCGGAAGTGGCGCCTGCTTTTTAAATTGGAAGCTAAGGACAGATCTCCAGACTGGAGTCAGGCTCAGGTAGCTGCAGCAGGCTTTATCAGGCCCAACGTTTCCCCCTTACGCGGCACCTGGCCTGAGAAACACCAGGAGACGCAAAGAGGACTGCTTGTTCGCTTGTTGGAGGAGCAGGAAGCGAAAAGATGTCTGAGCGGAAAGTTTTAAACAAATACTACCCACCTGACTTTGACCCATCGAAGATCCCCAAACTCAAGCTACCCAAGGACCGGCAGTATGTGGTGCGGCTGATGGCCCCCTTCAACATGAGGTGTAAGACATGTGGCGAATACATCTACAGGGGGAAAAAGTTCAACGCGCGCAAGGAAACTGTCCAGAACGAGGCGTACCTGGGCCTGCCCATCTTCCGCTTCTACATCAAGTGCACGCGCTGCTTGGCCGAGATCACCTTCAAGACAGACCCAGAGAACACTGACTACACCGTGGAGCATGGGGCCACACGCAACTTCCAGGCCGAGAAGcttctggaggaggaggagaggcggGTGCAGAAGGAGCGTGAGGATGAAGAGCTCAACAACCCCATGAAGGTGCTAGAAAACCGCACCAAGGACGCAAAGCTGGAGATGGAGGTGCTGGAAAACCTGCAGGAGCTGAAGGACCTGAACCAGCGGCAGGCCCATGTGGACTTCGAGGCCATGCTGTTGCAGCACCGCCTGTCACAGGAGCAGCAGAGACAGCATCAGCAGGAGGAGGATGAGCGTGAGACTGctgccttgctggaggaggctCGCCACTGTAGGCTTTTAGAGGATTCTGACTCAGAGGACGAGGCTCCACCTTCCCGACCATTGGCAGCTGCAAGACTCAACCTCAAGGCCATCCTCGACGAGTTTCCAAAGGCCAAAAGGAAGGCAGAGGGCCTAGGCAGTAGGGCACAGCTGGCTGCCATGGTTGTGCCAAAGAAGGTGAAGATGGAAGCCAACGGGGACTCAGAGCAAGTCCAGGTGCCGGCCGTGGGTGCCCCGGAGAGCAGGAAGGCATCTGACCCCACACCACAGACACCTGGTGCCTCCTCCCTGAGCCAGCTGGGTGCATATGGAGACAGTGAGGACAGTGACAGCTGAGCCCCACTTTGGACACCAGTCTGCTGGGTCGGTAACCACGAGGTGAAGCTTAGAGGAaagtggccagtccagctggactCCTTTCATGGCTGAGCAGGATGGCAAGTATTACTGGCCCAAACCTCCCCTGATGCCTCAGGGAATAAGTCATGGAGCAGGCAGATCTGTCGAAGCAGGAACTTGAATTAAGCAGCCCCTTTTATAGGTTTGAGTCAAAGGGCAgaattaaggaagtgaggtaagatgaccTAGAGGGC
This is a stretch of genomic DNA from Meriones unguiculatus strain TT.TT164.6M chromosome 1, Bangor_MerUng_6.1, whole genome shotgun sequence. It encodes these proteins:
- the LOC132646986 gene encoding splicing factor YJU2-like, which produces MSERKVLNKYYPPDFDPSKIPKLKLPKDRQYVVRLMAPFNMRCKTCGEYIYRGKKFNARKETVQNEAYLGLPIFRFYIKCTRCLAEITFKTDPENTDYTVEHGATRNFQAEKLLEEEERRVQKEREDEELNNPMKVLENRTKDAKLEMEVLENLQELKDLNQRQAHVDFEAMLLQHRLSQEQQRQHQQEEDERETAALLEEARHCRLLEDSDSEDEAPPSRPLAAARLNLKAILDEFPKAKRKAEGLGSRAQLAAMVVPKKVKMEANGDSEQVQVPAVGAPESRKASDPTPQTPGASSLSQLGAYGDSEDSDS